The Henckelia pumila isolate YLH828 chromosome 2, ASM3356847v2, whole genome shotgun sequence genome includes a window with the following:
- the LOC140884683 gene encoding blue copper protein-like → MAKINNGIMPSLIVLVLISCSIVGVRAASYTVGDSSGWSLGGSYGSWASDKTFAVSDTLVFNYAPGHTVDEVSANDYKTCSASNSISTDSSGATSITLKTAGTHYFICSVPGHCGGGMKLSVNVAAGGTSSSTSPPSTTGSTPSTTVSPPSVTGGSGSTFPSSASTISPAWVLFFTICGMVVLKSFL, encoded by the exons ATGGCCAAAATCAATAATGGGATCATGCCAAGTTTAATTGTTTTGGTACTTATTTCTTGTTCAATTGTTGGTGTTCGAGCTGCAAGTTACACAGTGGGGGATTCGTCCGGATGGTCCTTGGGCGGTAGCTATGGAAGCTGGGCTAGCGACAAGACCTTCGCTGTGAGTGACACCCTCG TATTCAACTATGCCCCTGGCCACACTGTGGACGAAGTGAGCGCAAACGACTACAAGACATGCTCCGCCAGCAACTCCATAAGCACAGACAGCAGCGGCGCCACCTCTATCACTCTCAAGACCGCCGGCACACACTACTTCATATGCAGCGTCCCCGGGCACTGCGGCGGCGGGATGAAGCTTTCCGTGAATGTGGCTGCAGGGGGTACTTCCTCATCCACTTCTCCACCGTCCACCACCGGCTCTACGCCGTCCACCACCGTTTCTCCGCCTTCCGTAACCGGTGGTTCGGGCAGCACTTTCCCATCTTCTGCGTCGACGATTTCTCCGGCGTGGGTTCTGTTTTTCACCATTTGCGGCATGGTAGTGTTGAAGTCGTTTCTGTGA